Below is a window of Trichosurus vulpecula isolate mTriVul1 chromosome 4, mTriVul1.pri, whole genome shotgun sequence DNA.
CCATCCTAGGCTCCCACAGACCAGTCTGAGACCAGGTGGAATCCAAACCCAAGTCTTCAGTTCTGGAGACCCATGCCGGCCATACTGCCTGTCTAATCCCCCTGAAGCAGGGGCCCCGTTGGTCCAGGCAGGGGAGGGTCAGGCTTGCCTTATGGAGCAGAGAGGAGCCGGGGAAGAATATGGGCTTCGAAGGGCTGCTTCCCGCTGGGAACGCCTCCGTAGAGGAAGGAGGGGGTCCTTGGTGATCCACCTAGAGAGCCTTCTCAGCCCTGAGCCCTGTGATGAAGGGGTGGCGCTCTGCCACCTGGCCCCAGAGCTTGGCGAGGGAGCCACTGATAGCCgggcactcctcctcctcctcctcctcattgggTGTGGGCTCCCTCTGTGGGCATGGCCTGTGTCTCTTCTCTGGCTGCTTCCCTGGCATGACTTATGGATTTTCTGTAATGGACAGACACACCGGGTCAGCTAGGACGGCTGTCTGCATGGGCATGGCTGGGCCAGACCAACCACCGGGGGGGAGGCTGTCCTGGATACCTGAGCCATGGATCCCAAGGCCTTCCTGGCAGAGCGGCCAGCCCCCTGTGCTCTCTCTGAGCCTTCCAGGGGCTCCCAGGAGGGCCCGTCCCGAAAGTTGGCATCAAGGATTCCCAGGGGCAGGCGTCTGCTCAGGCGGGTACACAGGGTGTCCAGAGAGCTGGCCGGCAGCTTCCTCAGGCTGGGTGCTGGACTCTCGTTCTCCTCCGTTAGCATCTGGTGGCTCCTGCGGCCTCTGGCTACCCCCAGACCCTGCCACACCGAAGTCATTCCTTCCTTGGCCTGGGACCTCCCTGTGGGGCACCGGACAGATACATGGGTCTTCTGCGGGCAAAGGTGGGGCAGGCTAAGCTGTGCCAGGGGCTGGGTCTGCTGCCTTCTCCACGGCAGGGTGGGTAGGGGTCGACAAAGAGACCTCTGTGTCCAAGGAGAGGGGCCCCCCAATACTGCAGCGGAGGACAAGGAAGCCTTTGTGTGAGTTGGGGGGTGGGTGTCAGAGGCCTAGTGGGACCCCTGCCCCTCCCTGCTTCCTGGGGGCTCGAGGActtgagaggggaaagggagggtcctaggtggggggaggagagaggggagctGGGGGCCGGGGCGGGGCAGGAACCCTGCGGCCCTTGGAGGGATGGGCTGGGGGGAGGGTCAGAGGCCCGGCCCTGCTGCTCTCCGCGGGGCATCGCGtagcctgggcctcagtttccccacctagcTCCAGGTCCCTCTCGGGGACCCCCTACCTGCTGTGCATCCGCACCCCGCCCCACGTCCGGCTCCTCTACCCACCGGGTTCAAACTGGCCGCCTGGCCCAGGCCCACCGCCCATTGGTCCAGTGCTCCGCCCCCGGGACCGCAGCGTGCTCTCCCATTGGTCCATTGGAACCTTGCGGAAGGAATCCTCTTCTGCCATTGGTCCGATGCTCCGCCCCCAGCGCGCAGCCTATTGTTCCAATGCCCCAAGATTCCCCGCCCCAAACCTGCATAGCGCCTCGCCATTGGTCTGTCCGCAGCGCCTTCCCACGGGTCGGTTGAAGCCCCGCCCCTGATGTTTGTCAGGCTGGCCAGGGGCCAAGCTCTCCGCGGGAGGCGTGGAGACTTTGGGCCAGGgcctggggagtggggggaggggaacggACGGTCAGAGCGGGAAGTGACCAGCCGGCCCACTCAGCCACAAAGCATTTCCACAGTGGCCGTTTATGAAAACCCTCGTCTCAGGCTGCCCTGGGGGCTTCTCCAATGGACTGGTTGGTCAGTGACCGCGGCCCCCCATCCCGCGGGCCCCCCATCCCGCGGGGCCCCCCATCCCGCGGGCCCCCCATCCCGCGGGGCCCCCCATCCCGCGGGGCCCCCCATCCCGCGGGCCCCCGATCCCCCATCCCGCGGGGCCCCCCATCCCGCGGGCCCCCCATCCCGCGGGGCCCCCCATCCCGCGGGGATTCCCATCCCGCGGGGCCCCCCATCCCGCGGGGCCCCCCATCCCGCGGGCCCCCCATCCCGCGGGGCCCCCCATCCCGCGGGCCCCCCATCCCGCGGGGATTCCCATCCCGCGGGGCCCCCCATCCCGCGGGGCCCCCCATCCCGCGGGCCCCCGATCCCCCATCCCGCGGGCCCCCCATCCCGCGGGGCCCCCCATCCCGCGGGCCTCCCATCTCACGGGCCCCCGAAGCGCAGAGTGACCAGGGATCTCTCAATAGCCTTTTCTCCGACCTCATTCTCTCTGACTTTTCTGCAGCCTTGGACACTGTTGGTCACTGTTTCCTggattttcttctctctgggttttcaggacacctctgtctctgtctctctgtctctgtctctgtctctccccgcccccccccccccgttcccctccccttctacctccctttcccccctcacctccccccccccccgccccggcttctccttttctgtctcctctgcGGGATCCTCCTCTAGATCATGGGTGTCCCTCAGGTTCTGTCCCGGACCCCTTTCTCTCTACCCTCTGACCTGCTTCACTGAatgatctcctcagctcccatgcaTTCAATACTATCTCTATGCTGGTGATTCTCAGATATCCCTGCCCGTCCCAGTCTCTCTGTTGACCTTCAATCTTGAatttccaactgcttttcagataTCATAAATAGGTTGTccaggagacatcttaaactcaacacgtccaaaactgaGTTTGTTATCTTTCCCCTACACCACCCCACCCGTctcccttccctattactgtagagagcaCTCCCGTCCTCCCAGaccctcaggctcccaacctaggagtcatcctggacccctcactctctctcacccaccTATCCAATATGGTATAAAggcctgtcgatttcacctttgcaacatctctccctttctcccttctgacACTTCCATACCCCTGCAGACCAGCATTTGCTGAGGGGAGGGGTTGCCATCTgcttgccccaagtctctccccactccgatctatcctccattcagacactagtgatttttctaaagctcaggtctgaccatgtcaccccctactcaataaactccagtggctccctctgtACTCCAAGAGCAAATAcagaatgctctgtttggcattaaatGCTTTGCATCTCCTGCCCCAGACtctctttccagacttcttagaTCTTTCCACCACAtgctcttcagtccagtgacccTGGCTTCATGACTGtccacaaacaagaccctccatctctcagctctgggcattttctctggccattcCCCCAGGTCTGGaacactctcccctcctccatctcaGTGACTGACTTCTTGGCATCCTTTAAGTCCTGActaaattcttccttctccaggaagccttccccaagcccTCTGAATTCCAGAGCCTTCTCTCCATTATCTTCTCcttatcctgtatagagcttgctttgtatatatttgtttatatgttgtctcccctattggattataagctccttgagggctgggactgtcttttgtctctttctatATTCCTatcagtgcagtgcctggcacacggtaagtGCCTAATAATTGTCTATTGAACTGAATAGAATTGTAGTAGATCTAAATCTTTGTGATTTTCATCCTGTGAATAGGAGTGAAAGCCAgtgaggtcagtagttggagcagaggagggagacaattccaggcatgggggacagtctggGCAAATGCCCAgagcccagagatggagtgtcttgctccACACAAAAACACAGTCAGAAGCCCACGGCCAACAGAACAAGGGCTAACACAGGAATGTTCTGGCCCAGATCCAGAGATCCCACCTcataagcatccagaaagaagcaattcaagtgaATCTGTGGCTGTTCTTCCTGATGCACACCATGGAGCATCTGGACAGAAACAGGAAATAGATGAGTTTACAGAATAAACCATAAGTCTGGAACAGGTCAGTCAGGCAGTCAGTAggtcattaaacatattttaaggacctactgtgtgccaggcactgttctcagCACTGGGcatacatagaaaggcaaaagatagcccttgcccccaaggagctcacgaTCTTACGggggaaacaaaaaccaaacagattTGAACAAACTATAGACAGGATAAGAAGGGGAGCACTCAAGTTAAGAGGGggtggtgggagtaatccaaggcaGAGGCTGATCTGTGGTAGGatatgggaggaggaggaaaggagagcaaaGGACTGGAGACAAGGACAGGGTACAGCTGACCTACTTCACCAAGTAGTCAAGACGGGGAAGGCAGTGCAGGGGTTATGACAGCCTGGACTTCTTTGGACCTATCCATCATACCTTTCTTCTCTAGGAAACATCCTTGGGAAATCTCTCTGTCCTGCAAGGTTGAGTCAGCCTTGATTCTCACGTCTCATAAGCCCCCTCTAGCTCTCTGATGGCTCTCCTTGACTGGAGGGAAAAACCATGGACTCTGTTTAAGGAGGGAGCTCAGcacagttttctccccatttcccggCAGCTGCACTGCTTTGGGATGACTTTGGATTTCTCTGCTCCCCCCTTTTGGTACCTATTAGAccaggagctccttgagggcagggattgtcctttttaaagaaattgcACCTGTATCCCCAtcccttggcacagtgcctggcacacagtaatgcttaatacatgcttattgactatcCACTACTGAGGAACTGAGGGTTTGGGGTTttaaggcagagggagaggtggaataacaacagattgtgatcagataagggaatttcagagtttataaACATGGAATTGGTGCCTTTGTGGGTGATGGTGAGATCAAGGGTGTGGCCATTTCTGTATGGAcaaggtcatgggaaatgaggaagTGGAAGAACCAGGAGGCTGGGAGTTAGAGGGCATCTTGGTATGGATGTTGAAATCTCCTCATAGGAGGGTAGgagttggggagaaaagaaagactgaGCCAGGCAGTAGATACTGATTGAGTAGATGCTTTATTGCAGGCACTAGCGCTGAGGATACTAGCAAAGGCAAAAGTCCGCTCAGGGAAGGTGCTCCCAGTGTAATGGGGGAGACGGCATGCACACAAACTAAATTCAGGATAAATGAGAATCAGTAGTGGGAAGGCACCACCATCATGGGgcttggggaaggtttcctgggAAAGATGAGAATTGGCTGGGACATGGAGGAGACAGGGAAGCCAGCAAGTAGAAACAGGGCAGCCAGGGCAAAAGCTTGGAGCCTGGAGATGGAGGGACTTGTTGGAGGAATGTCTAGCCAGACTCTCTGGATTTCCAGGTACATGGTGGGGATGGTAGGGTAACATAGGCTAGAAAGGTGGGAGGCAGGTTAtgtagggctttgaatgccagaggattttatatttgattctggaggtgatagggagccagtgaatTTTATTGAGGAGAAGGTGACATGGTTAGgcctatgctttagaaagatctCCTTGGCAGCTGAggggaagatggactggaatgggaagagacttggggcaggcagaccAAAGAGCTGCTATTACAATAGTCCGGGAGTGAGGTAAGGGGAGTCCACACTGGGAGAAGccagggtcagaggagaggagacatgTGGGAAATTGGCTGGCCTCAGTGACAGGGGCAGGCACTGAACTCtctcaggaaggaaggagggtgtTGTGGGGGTCAGTAGGTAACAACCACCAGAACCCAACTGGCTGATAAATGTGGGTTTAATAAGCCCTAACGTGGGAGAGCTTACTGAGTGATGGTAGCAGCAGATCCTGAAGTGGTGATGGAGATGGAGAAATGTAAAATTTCCCTCACATGACCAGGAAGTCCAGAGGAATGAGTGAAAGGgcagccagtactggaaagggaGGCCAGGGAGGCTCCAGCAGCAGGGAGCCTGGTATCAGTGAGAGCCAAAATATGGAAGGACTGACAAGGAAGAGGTTTAAGATGAAAGTGAATCTGCTATCTGTGGAGCAGGCACCCATCCCAGTGAGCACTGGAAAGGGGTGGGTGGCTTTAGCAGGCAGGCTGATGAGGTTGGGTTTAGAGGGAGGAGAATAAGGGAATTGTCAGTGGGGGACCAAGAATGGGCTCTGAGCAATGGCCGAtgggggttcagaatcactggcatggggagggagggaaggggggggggtgggctcAGGGTCTGATGGCCAAGGAACAAAATGTAGGCAAGTTTGCCCAGATTGTAGCATTCACCCAAAAGGAGCATGGAAAGCTTGGTTGGGGATGGCTTAGGGAGGGCCTTCCAAGCAAGGCTTAGGAGTTTGTCCCCAGCCCTACAGGCAGCAGGGAACCAGGGGAGTGACACAATCAGATCTGGGACTGAGATGATTTCAGCAGCTCTgcaaggatgaattggagaaagagTGAATGAAGACTGGCAGTGAGGGGGCCTTTGAAATCGGGGCTGCTTCGTTTTGTGGAGGCCGTGGTGATCCGGAGAGCACAGTGATGATCTGAACTCTCTGTTTGGGAACcatcaggaaagaagaaaggagggcatgttttcttccctcctaaCACCCCCCCACTTTGTTTGGGAACcatcaggaaagaagaaaggggggcACGTTTTCTTCCCtcctaacccccccccccacttgatTCACAAAAgaacaatagttagcatttatctTTCAGGatccctggcactgtgctaagcgcttcatGGTCGTCTCATTGGGTCTTCGCAGACACCCAGGGAGGGAGGTGCTTATgatcccatttttcagatgagggagctgaggcagacaggggttcagtgacttgtccggggtcacatggacagtaagtgtctgaggccagatttgaactcaggtcttcctgactgcaggcttgGCACCCTTTTCACTATGGCGCCACTTAGCCTGCTGGCTTGAGAGCTGGATGGGACATTAGACATCACCAGTTAGTCCAACTCTGTCATTCCAAGAAGGAGCTGACTGAGGTTAAGTTGCTTTCCCATGATCACAGaggtggaaaaggagagaggcaggATGCTCTCGGTTCCCAGGTTTTCTATCTATCagcccaaggctctttccactttgCTGCTTCAACGAAACCTTACCTCTTCTGCCAGTCCGTTATGGACCCCTCCCTCTGCTGCCCTCCCCCAGCACTTCCTGTCTGAGCTCTGCCCTCAGCAGTGGCCCATCTAGCTTGTGTTTATAAGGCCTTTTGTGTCTTGTCTCCCAGCTGAGCCTGACAGGAGTACATTTCCTATCTCCCCAGCTGCCCCACCCTCATAATAGGGTCAACATTCACTTGCTTCCTCCTGTGCTGAAAGTCTTTTGGAAGGCttatttccctcattttgaaATAGAATAAGAGCCCCACCCCATTTGCTGCAGCAGACAACCTACAAATACTCCTGGAGTGCCTCCTGGGGGTGTGGCAGGAGCTGGGAGGCAAAGGCCCAGCCAATTCCTCATTTTCCCCCAGGACAGCTCCAGGGATCTTGTGTGCTACTTTTTATTGAGGAGAGTTCCTCACAAGGTACTCTTCCtcaccagaaaaaaagagaaagggaggagacagaggagggcggggaggaaaacagagaagagaggagagagggaaggagggagagaggaagagagagagagaggagagagagagagagagagagagagagaggagagagagagaggagggagttcTTAGGTAAAAGcaaacatttcttctttctctggtttcCATGGAGACATTTATTCCTTGGTCAAGTCAGTACCTCACATAGAATGCAGTGGATAGGACTTGGAAGGGACTGAGTGGGGCAGCCTCACTGAACTGTGGAAGGGGCATGCCCTGGGACCTGGGGGCCCCATCCTCCTATGAGGACTCAGAGGCAGCCCACAGAGGGCTGGCTCAGGCCTACACACCTCCTATCTGTGCTATCTCTCTGGCAGCCCTGACCAAAGGCCTGGGGTATTGTGGGTTTGTTCTCTATTTTGTCTTCCGCACCAGACCATGATCTCTGCACATGGAAGTTAGTCTTCCTTCCATACTGCAGATTGGGCCATTATGAACTGAGGCTTGACTCTCTTGCTTCAGGGGGAGGGTTCTCCAAGACTGTGCTTTTCacagggggtggggggtagggggtggggctTCCTGAGGGTAGTGCTTGTACTTCTTCCAGTACTCTGGCCTCCTAGGGAGCAGGACTGTATCTCCTCTCCAAGGGCGGAGGTTTTCCTTCCAACCTTCCTTACCCGCAAGAGCTCAGAAAAACCTGTTACTTTTTTGGCATGTACCCACTCGTCcaaagagttgtgaggatcagggCAGGCCACCAGATGGCGCCAGAAACTCACTTATTCTATGGGACATCTGCATTCAGGTTGTTGAGGCAGAGAGCTCTCCAAGGTGCTCAGAATTAGCGTCAATCCTGGAAGACCTGTAGCAGCTGCTCCTTCCAGCACCTGAGCTGAATGTTGGGGCTGTGGGGAAGTTCAGGCAGGCGGCTCCACAACCAGTTAGAGAGAGCAGGACAGTCAGACTGCTGGAAAGGAGGACAGCTTCGGACAGCCTCCTCAGACGACACCTACGCCCCCAGGACTCCCCAAGCCAGAGAACGCCCTCGCTGGGGGAAGTGAGGGagtggatggggaggagggaatggaagaGGGTACAGGGGCTTATCATCATCCTGCATCCTCTGCACTCATTAGACCCCGTGGAGGAGCGTTTAGTTCAGCTGCGGCACCACAGTTATGGAAGGACATCTAATAATAGTGAACATTCACAAGggctataaggtttgcaaagcactttacatatgtcctCTCACTTggtccttacagcaaccctgggaggcagatgctgcTATTCTGAAGGTGAGAGCTTAAATgactgcccagaatcacacaagataGCATCTGAGGCAGGTCTCCAGCTGGACTCCTCCTAATTCCagggtccagcactttatccactgtggtGCCTTAGCTGCTTCTCGATAAGTTGGAGAGTGCTGGGTGTTTGGGGAGGAAAACAAGGAGattgaagggccttgagtccccCAGGGATGATTAGCTCAGGATGGATAGCTGTATTCAGGAGGGTTTGGCTACCTTAGATGGTTCTGAGGCTTTGGAGGTGTTTGAGCTGAGGCTGTTGGGCCACTTATTGGCTATGTTGGAATGGGGGCTCCTTTGGAGCCCTTAGCCTCCTGTCAATGAACTTGTTGGTGTTCCCAAATTTGCcagctttatttcaatataatcagtttcctttatatcctgtgtattttatgtattACAAACATGATTCTGGGCAGGGGTCCCTAGGCCTGAGATGGCTGCCTACCGAGAAGTCCAGGACATACAAGGTGATGCTTCCTAACCAGAAATGCATGTAGAGGAATTTCCAAAACCCGGGGCCAGACTCTCATGACTggtgagtgaatgagtgagtgtCAACTGGGCTAGCCCACTCTGTCTAGCTCAATCGGATCATGCTTCCCATACCATCAGGAGGCTATGCTccactttccctcccttcccatttctGGGCTCAGTAATGCAGGGAGCCTGCTCAGTGGGTGCCTGGCTCGGAGTGCATGGCCTTTGTTAGAATTTAGTCTCTTCCTCTAGAAAACTGCGCTTCTTGGATTGCTGAGACCCATGGGGGCTGTACAGGACAAATCCCAATCCTCCCTCTTCAGTCATTCATGCTAAgcttcctgtaatcagagctggATTAGCACAGCCATCCAGCTGGCTGACAGAAAGCAGACAGGGCCCTTTTCACTGTTCTCCAACCTTACCAGCTGACAGGGCTCCACCAAGCATGGAGAAAACCTTGCTATTGAATGTAGAAGGCATTAAGAAGACCATTCTTCATGGAGGGACTGGGGAGCTCCCTCACTTCATCAATGGATCCAGAGTAAGTCAGAGGCTTGGGCTTGGGGCAAGGGACAGTGAGGGTGGGAAGGGGGATAGAAAAGTCCTGCCTAGGATATTGATTGGGGCAAAAAACTATGAACTAGTCATTAAAGTGACAAAGTCTGAGCATTCCTGGAACCAGCATGGCTGTAGATAAATGGCACCAACATGACTGATGAATTCATGTGGGAGTGGGAGGTATCAATCCAACCAGGGCTATGGAATGATAGAGAGGGTTGGATGTATTTTTGACCCTCTATCTATTCTGCTCTTCTGGGGCTGGTCTACCCAGCTGGGAAGGATCCAGCTTTTGCCTCAGCCACAGATCTACCTCAGTGACATTTTTGGAGCCCTAAATGCGCTAACTCCCAAGGAAAGGGActcctgtcttccttcttcccccaccctgaCAAGGCTCACAGATATGGTTTCTTTCAGTTGGCTACCAAGACTGCAGACTTCAGCTTGACTGGAGGCTGAATGAATCCACAAAGCCTAATAAGTGAGAGAAAGGGCTCAGAGAGGAAAATGTGATTTGTACAGGTTCTGTTGTTTTTGTGAAAAAGGTGACATTTCATTTCCGAACTATGAAATGTGATGAGGAGCGGACAGTCATAGATGACAGCAAGCAGGCCGGCCAGCCCATGCAGATCATCATTGGAAATATGTTCAAACTGGAAGTCTGGGAAATCCTGCTGACCTCAATGAGGATAGGAGAGGTGGCTGAATTCTGGTGTGACACAATCGTAAGTGCCCTGCACCACTCCATTCACATAGCAGTGCTTCCTACTAGGATGTCTCCACAAGCTTCTGCCTTGTGGACCAGAGACATCacagaaaagcaactttaagccTACTTTCTCATTTCCATCTGTTATAAAAACAACAGCACTTTCTGCAAGGAATCTCCCCATGTTCTCCCTCTCCATTTTCCCAAGCTCATAGTTGAAAACCTTCTTTAAGCAGTTATTCATTTGCAGGGTGTGCTCAGCCTGGGGCTGACATCCTTCCTGTGAGCCTCTCTATCTCAGAAGCCTCAGCTCTTAGTCATTAATCATCTCCCAAGCCTTGAGTCCCTATCACATGTGTGTAGGGATCTCCTAGATCCCTCACCTCCCAGTGTCTATTAGAGCCAGGCTGCAATACGTCACTTCACCACTAGTTGCTGGCAACTAAAGCAGAAATTCCTGGAGTTCATAGAAAGAAGGATTAGAttgtttcttcatcttcttcaagtGCCTCATTCCccaggagaaaactgaagtccaaggAGATAAATTGCTCGGTGTGGACAAGATTCCTGACAAGGATTTTATCTCACCTGTAGATTCCTTAAGTTTAAGACTTGGAGAAATTGTCAATCAAtaaccaggcattgtgctgagcacaggggatacaaagaaagtccctgccctcaagtagtttatgATCTAGTGGGGgaacaaacatgtacaaacaagctatagacaggataaatgggagataactaacagaggcaaggcactagaattaagagaggcttcctgtggaaggtgagaTTGTTgttgggacttggaggaagctagggaagccagaaggtagagatggAGCAATCCAGggatgagggacag
It encodes the following:
- the PIMREG gene encoding LOW QUALITY PROTEIN: protein PIMREG (The sequence of the model RefSeq protein was modified relative to this genomic sequence to represent the inferred CDS: deleted 2 bases in 1 codon), coding for MTSVWQGLGVARGRRSHQMLTEENESPAPSLRKLPASSLDTLCTRLSRRLPLGILDANFRDGPSWEPLEGSERAQGAGRSARKALGSMAQKIHKSCQGSSQRRDTGHAHRGSPHPMRRRRRRSARLSVAPSPSSGARWQSATPSSQGSGLRRLSRWITKDPLLPLRRRSQREAALRSPYSSPAPLCSIRGGCLEEEEEEVESVTMGIQQLKHLSQAFDEAIATDEKKQAVAHYHLLMTHNLRAVRQSEAPLGFWTEACLGTDGFWPPTLRCDPLERRVALWPDTHKPHVWIETSSFPEGFLCKPTSTVGRKGLLP